A section of the Roseivirga sp. BDSF3-8 genome encodes:
- a CDS encoding beta-ketoacyl-ACP reductase encodes MKRLENKVAVITGGANGIGKATAERFAEEGATVVIWDLDESKGNELATSLASAHAVEVQFQKVNTVEYEAVEKAAAEVNEKFGRIDILINNAGITRDASLKKMTPEVWQQVIDVNLTGVFNCTKVLSQYMVTQGSGRIVSASSVVGLYGNFGQTNYVATKAGVIGMTKVWARELGRKGVTVNAVAPGFIATEMTQKIPAEVLQQIEAKIPTGKMGSVRDIANAYLFLASDEAAYINGATLSVDGGVIS; translated from the coding sequence ATGAAAAGACTTGAAAATAAAGTGGCCGTGATAACCGGTGGAGCCAATGGAATAGGTAAAGCCACCGCCGAACGATTTGCAGAAGAAGGCGCCACTGTGGTCATATGGGACCTTGATGAGAGTAAAGGAAACGAACTCGCTACCTCATTGGCTTCCGCCCATGCCGTAGAAGTTCAGTTCCAAAAAGTCAATACGGTCGAATACGAGGCAGTAGAAAAAGCTGCTGCTGAGGTCAATGAGAAATTTGGCCGTATTGACATCCTCATCAATAATGCCGGCATCACACGTGATGCCAGCCTCAAAAAGATGACACCAGAGGTATGGCAGCAGGTCATCGATGTGAACCTCACAGGCGTCTTCAACTGCACCAAAGTCCTCTCCCAGTATATGGTAACACAAGGCAGCGGCCGCATTGTAAGCGCCAGCTCCGTCGTAGGCCTATATGGCAACTTCGGCCAGACCAACTACGTCGCCACCAAAGCAGGCGTCATAGGCATGACCAAAGTTTGGGCCCGGGAGCTCGGCCGCAAAGGCGTTACCGTCAATGCCGTAGCACCAGGCTTTATCGCAACTGAGATGACACAGAAAATACCCGCAGAGGTACTTCAGCAGATTGAAGCCAAAATACCCACTGGTAAAATGGGTAGCGTGCGCGACATCGCAAACGCCTACCTCTTCCTCGCATCAGATGAGGCAGCCTATATCAATGGCGCCACACTCAGTGTAGACGGAGGCGTTATCAGTTAA
- a CDS encoding TonB-dependent receptor domain-containing protein, translated as MKYILPLFLILLLIGTQAYAQERTVSGRVSVDVVDEGLPGVTVTVKGTQRGVVTDNTGRYEIVVNDPATILVFRFLGYQTAEVLVGDRAVIDITLEEDLAQLDEVVVSGTRRAEKITETPATIETISAQDLQNLPTFNPGELLARLKGVEFVRAGVVGTGINVRGFNSNFNSKNLQVTDGRFSSLIATGLPMGPLNTVIKEDIERVEVVLGPNSALFGPNAHNGLVNTITKDPRTSEGLTVAQTVGNQSTFSTRMRYAHVFNDQWAFKVTGEHTTAEEFEYVDSVYINRDTIPGTEGYPEYMLDRDIEFNRGEAAFYYTPVDGTDIIFQGGASNSTYLSPTNVGRNQIIDWNIYYAQAKLVADHWFAQVYHTWSKTEDTYSIDDRTKAYYTFTDLGFPEDLVRDSLSYTTGALFKDDSRRWNGEIQYNNQIEESFFYTIGAQYQRDMANSKGTYLLDENEEDYITIDQVGVYGQFDYKFGNGLKLTGAFRGDNHEVYGFNFLPKVGVVYSGDFGGVRLTYGRGIAAPTILNMYGDLFNGLILGNAEGFTLADGTEIEKQTVEKLQTIELGYKGVVVKNKLFVDANAYYNISEDFLSPVTVVGVTTQRGDTPIEDVQSGYAAYGGLVATYINFGKFNTYGFDLGLSYFFNDALSANLNYSYFGYDTDENNLENDFNNDGVVNKLDLLVNAPRNKASFALNYVGDRVFGSVFTRWVQEFDYFSSFQIAAETQDLVYRGVPIVEDARSADAYNYGPLGGFVTFDVSLGYKFSDQVRLSGQVTNLFDTEQREFTAAPPTGRLYSLELRVDLPPINKQ; from the coding sequence ATGAAGTATATTTTACCATTATTCCTGATCCTGCTCCTTATAGGCACGCAGGCCTACGCCCAGGAGCGCACCGTTTCCGGCCGGGTATCAGTGGACGTGGTAGACGAAGGGCTGCCCGGCGTCACCGTCACTGTTAAGGGCACCCAGCGCGGTGTCGTCACAGACAACACCGGTCGTTATGAAATAGTCGTCAATGACCCCGCCACCATACTCGTATTTCGCTTTCTGGGATACCAGACCGCCGAAGTACTCGTAGGAGACCGGGCAGTAATAGACATTACACTTGAAGAAGACCTCGCCCAGCTCGATGAAGTAGTGGTATCAGGTACCCGCCGTGCTGAGAAGATCACCGAGACCCCCGCCACCATCGAGACCATCAGTGCACAAGACCTCCAGAACCTGCCCACCTTCAATCCCGGTGAGCTGCTCGCCCGTCTCAAAGGCGTTGAATTCGTCCGTGCAGGTGTTGTAGGTACCGGTATCAACGTGCGCGGATTCAATAGCAACTTTAACAGCAAAAACCTCCAGGTAACCGATGGCCGCTTCAGCTCACTCATTGCCACCGGCCTGCCCATGGGACCCCTCAATACCGTTATCAAAGAAGATATTGAGCGCGTAGAAGTCGTACTCGGGCCCAACTCCGCCCTCTTCGGTCCCAATGCACACAACGGCCTTGTAAACACCATTACCAAAGACCCCCGCACCAGCGAAGGCCTTACCGTTGCCCAGACCGTAGGTAACCAGAGCACCTTCTCCACCCGCATGCGCTATGCCCACGTATTCAATGACCAGTGGGCCTTTAAAGTCACCGGCGAGCATACCACCGCCGAAGAGTTCGAGTACGTAGACTCCGTATACATCAACCGCGATACCATACCCGGTACCGAAGGCTATCCCGAGTACATGCTCGATCGCGACATAGAGTTCAACCGCGGAGAAGCCGCCTTCTACTACACCCCTGTAGACGGAACAGACATTATCTTTCAGGGAGGGGCGTCTAACAGCACATACCTCAGCCCTACCAATGTAGGCCGTAACCAGATCATCGACTGGAACATCTACTACGCCCAGGCAAAGCTCGTAGCAGACCATTGGTTTGCCCAGGTATACCACACATGGAGTAAGACCGAAGACACCTACTCCATAGATGACCGTACCAAAGCCTACTACACCTTTACAGACCTTGGTTTCCCTGAAGACCTTGTGCGTGACTCCCTCAGCTACACCACAGGAGCACTCTTCAAAGACGATAGCCGCCGCTGGAACGGTGAGATTCAGTATAACAACCAGATAGAAGAGTCATTCTTCTACACCATTGGTGCCCAGTACCAGCGCGACATGGCCAACTCCAAAGGCACCTACCTTCTTGATGAAAATGAAGAGGATTACATCACCATCGACCAGGTAGGCGTTTACGGTCAGTTTGACTATAAATTCGGCAATGGCCTCAAGCTTACCGGTGCTTTCCGTGGCGATAACCACGAGGTGTACGGATTTAACTTCCTGCCCAAGGTAGGCGTCGTCTACAGTGGAGACTTTGGCGGTGTGCGCCTCACATATGGACGGGGTATCGCCGCACCCACCATTCTCAACATGTACGGTGACCTCTTCAATGGACTCATCCTCGGTAATGCAGAAGGCTTCACCCTCGCCGACGGTACCGAAATAGAGAAACAAACCGTAGAAAAACTGCAGACCATCGAGCTCGGATACAAAGGCGTAGTTGTCAAAAACAAGCTATTTGTGGATGCCAACGCCTACTACAATATTTCCGAAGACTTCCTTAGCCCCGTAACCGTAGTAGGAGTAACCACCCAAAGAGGCGATACCCCCATCGAAGACGTACAGTCAGGCTATGCGGCATACGGCGGCCTTGTAGCCACCTACATCAACTTCGGTAAGTTCAACACCTACGGATTCGACCTCGGCCTTAGCTACTTCTTCAATGATGCACTCAGTGCCAACCTGAACTATAGCTACTTCGGCTACGATACCGACGAGAACAACCTCGAGAACGACTTCAATAACGATGGCGTCGTGAATAAGCTCGACCTACTCGTAAACGCCCCCCGCAACAAGGCAAGCTTTGCCCTTAACTATGTCGGCGACCGCGTTTTCGGTTCCGTATTCACCCGCTGGGTACAGGAGTTTGACTACTTCAGCAGCTTCCAGATTGCCGCCGAAACACAAGACCTCGTATACCGTGGCGTACCCATCGTAGAAGATGCCCGCAGTGCAGACGCCTATAACTACGGCCCCCTTGGCGGCTTCGTCACATTCGACGTCAGCCTTGGCTACAAGTTCAGCGACCAGGTACGCCTCAGTGGTCAGGTAACCAACCTGTTCGACACCGAGCAGCGTGAGTTTACCGCCGCGCCTCCTACAGGCAGACTCTATTCACTTGAGCTAAGAGTAGACCTGCCACCCATCAATAAGCAATAA
- a CDS encoding 3-oxoacyl-ACP synthase III family protein yields MRNAVIRSVGAYVPERVVPNSYFNELLGQDVDTWLRENVQIYERRWAAEDESTADLVEKAAHQALERAGVKAGELDLLIVATDTPEYISPSTASKVQHRLGAKKAGTFDLNTACAGFVTALDVASKYIRSDDRYNNVLVVGAYVMSKYLDKYDKKTANLFADGAGAVVLTAEEVPGEGLKAQKGFLASELRTEGQYCDWMGIYAGGTATPVDQEVVTAKDHKLKFVKRFPTELNPDMWSGMIRDLCQRIGEKPEDVDRFFITQININSIYATMDLLGLPREKAPTIMHYYGYTGSACIPMAFNEAWEKEQIKPGDLVVFIGSGGGLSFASAAFRL; encoded by the coding sequence ATGCGAAATGCCGTCATACGATCAGTTGGCGCCTACGTTCCTGAGCGGGTGGTGCCCAATAGCTACTTTAATGAGCTATTGGGACAGGACGTGGACACCTGGCTGCGTGAAAATGTACAGATCTACGAACGCCGCTGGGCTGCCGAAGACGAAAGTACTGCCGACCTTGTCGAAAAGGCCGCCCATCAGGCCCTGGAACGCGCCGGAGTAAAAGCCGGAGAGCTCGACCTCCTTATCGTTGCCACCGATACCCCTGAGTACATCAGCCCCAGCACCGCCAGCAAAGTGCAGCACCGCCTCGGGGCCAAAAAGGCCGGCACCTTTGACCTCAATACCGCCTGCGCAGGCTTCGTTACCGCACTCGACGTGGCCTCCAAGTACATCCGGTCAGACGACCGCTACAATAACGTACTTGTCGTAGGCGCCTACGTCATGAGCAAATACCTCGATAAATACGACAAAAAAACCGCCAACCTCTTTGCCGATGGTGCCGGCGCCGTCGTACTCACTGCCGAGGAAGTGCCCGGTGAAGGCCTCAAAGCCCAAAAAGGATTCCTTGCCAGCGAGCTGCGCACAGAAGGGCAGTACTGCGACTGGATGGGTATCTATGCCGGAGGTACCGCCACCCCTGTAGACCAGGAAGTGGTAACCGCAAAAGACCATAAACTTAAGTTCGTCAAGCGCTTTCCCACCGAGCTCAACCCCGACATGTGGAGCGGCATGATCCGCGACCTCTGCCAGCGTATCGGTGAAAAGCCCGAAGACGTTGACCGCTTTTTCATTACCCAGATCAATATCAACAGCATATACGCCACCATGGATCTGCTGGGACTTCCCAGGGAAAAAGCCCCCACCATCATGCACTACTACGGGTATACCGGCTCCGCCTGCATCCCCATGGCCTTTAATGAAGCCTGGGAAAAAGAGCAGATCAAGCCCGGTGATCTTGTAGTCTTCATAGGCTCCGGCGGAGGACTGTCCTTTGCCAGTGCAGCCTTCAGACTTTGA